The following are encoded in a window of Solidesulfovibrio magneticus RS-1 genomic DNA:
- a CDS encoding tetratricopeptide repeat protein, whose amino-acid sequence MAKHLMTVLAAAVLLMGLAACQPQQTVVVAAPQASAQDYYDAGVRAFTMGDYNNAAAQFDAAVRMAPGMADAYWYLGQSYVRLGQTGRADAAYRAGLAVAPGYARLHEGLGILSYDTGNQLVARQELAQAAALGSTNPQAYFYLGNLALLDGDCPAAKAHYQRALALDPSYALARQGLADAQSRCRPKAAPAPRPKVEKSFTGGGRAIDPSDF is encoded by the coding sequence ATGGCCAAACATCTCATGACCGTCCTGGCCGCCGCCGTGCTGCTTATGGGCCTGGCCGCCTGCCAGCCCCAGCAGACCGTGGTGGTGGCCGCGCCCCAGGCTTCGGCTCAGGATTACTACGACGCCGGCGTGCGGGCCTTTACCATGGGCGACTACAACAACGCCGCCGCCCAGTTCGACGCCGCCGTGCGCATGGCCCCGGGTATGGCCGACGCCTATTGGTACCTCGGCCAGAGCTATGTCCGCCTGGGCCAGACCGGCCGGGCCGACGCCGCCTACCGGGCCGGCCTGGCCGTGGCCCCGGGCTATGCCCGCCTCCACGAGGGCCTGGGCATCTTAAGCTACGACACCGGCAACCAGCTGGTGGCCCGCCAGGAGCTGGCCCAGGCCGCCGCCCTGGGTTCCACCAACCCCCAGGCCTACTTCTACCTCGGCAATCTGGCCCTGCTTGACGGCGACTGCCCGGCCGCCAAGGCCCATTACCAGCGCGCCCTGGCCCTGGATCCGAGCTACGCCCTGGCCCGCCAAGGGCTGGCCGACGCCCAGAGCCGCTGTCGCCCCAAGGCCGCGCCCGCGCCCAGGCCCAAAGTGGAAAAGAGCTTCACCGGCGGCGGCCGGGCCATTGACCCGTCCGACTTCTAA